The following proteins come from a genomic window of Rutidosis leptorrhynchoides isolate AG116_Rl617_1_P2 chromosome 10, CSIRO_AGI_Rlap_v1, whole genome shotgun sequence:
- the LOC139872316 gene encoding mavicyanin-like encodes MDHKDMVGAVLFMTIVVCGSVVEIASGAVHTVGDSAGWTTIGNVDYKNWAATKTFKLGDTIVFTYNKQFHNVMQVTHADYRSCNISAPIATHSTGNDSIIIKTYGHHFYLCAVPGHCQAGQKVDINVQRLVSSTSAPTPSPIALPSSPSPSAPTSSTSNKPNSATPLSLIKLGLLVAVFGGIV; translated from the exons ATGGATCATAAAGACATGGTGGGTGCAGTGTTGTTTATGACCATTGTGGTTTGTGGTTCAGTGGTGGAGATTGCCAGTGGAGCTGTACATACAGTTGGAGACTCAGCTGGATGGACTACAATTGGTAATGTTGATTACAAAAACTGGGCTgctactaaaaccttcaaacttggtGATACTATTG TTTTTACATACAACAAGCAATTTCACAATGTGATGCAAGTGACACATGCAGACTATAGATCATGCAATATTTCTGCACCCATTGCCACCCACTCTACTGGCAACGACTCGATCATCATCAAGACATACGGCCACCATTTTTACCTGTGCGCCGTCCCAGGTCATTGTCAAGCGGGTCAAAAGGTTGATATCAACGTTCAACGACTAGTTTCTTCTACATCAGCTCCAACTCCATCACCAATAGCATTGCCTTCCTCACCATCTCCATCTGCTCCGACAAGTTCCACATCAAATAAGCCTAATTCTGCTACTCCATTATCGCTTATAAAACTGGGATTACTTGTAGCTGTTTTTGGTGGCATTGTTTGA
- the LOC139872318 gene encoding long chain acyl-CoA synthetase 6, peroxisomal-like, which yields MDVCRRDEHTFVESSGDNSMESKASRRLQTIQNHVTTPAVDPPSIVQPHQTAGEFYSEQGYSVILPEKLQTGKWNVYRSAASPLKLVSRFPDHPDIGTLHDNFVYASETFRDYKYLGTRFGPDGTVGEYRWTTYGEVAKARSAIGSGLVAHGIPMGSCIGLYFINRPEWMIVDHACSAYSYISVPLYDTLGPDAVKFIVNHSSAQAIFCVPETLHIILSFLSEIPSVRLIVVVGGVDVLMPSLPSATGVEVMSFSKLITLGSNNHHPFRPPKPDDVATICYTSGTTGTPKGAVLSHGNLIANVAGGSIGIKFYPSDVYISYLPLAHIYERSNQVILVYYGGSVGFYQGDNMKLLDDVAALRPTVFCSVPRLYNRIHDGIINAVKSSGGLRERIFNAAYNAKRQALLNGKKASPMWERLVFNKIKDKLGGRVRFMVSGASPLSADVMDFLKVCFGCPVMEGYGMTESSCVITCMQEDDILSGHVGPPNPACEVKLVDVPEMNYTSEDQPYPRGEICVRGPIVFQGYYKDEVQTREVIDEEGWLHTGDIGLWSPGGRLKIIDRKKNIFKLAQGEYIAPEKIENVYAKCKFVAQCFVYGDSFNSSLVAVVCVDPDMLKAWAVKEGIKFESLEQLCNDPRARTAVLADMDQTGKEAQLRGFEFVKAITLVAEPFTMENGLLTPTFKIKRPQAKAYFAKAIADMYKEVSASESSGLRVVSK from the exons ATGGATGTGTGCCGACGAGATGAGCACACATTCGTTGAAAG TTCCGGAGATAATTCAATGGAGTCAAAAGCTAGTCGCCGGCTTCAAACAATTCAGAATCACGTTACCACTCCCGCCGTCGATCCTCCGTCAATCGTGCAACCGCACCAGACCGCCGGCGAGTTTTATTCCG AACAAGGGTACAGTGTTATCCTTCCAGAGAAATTGCAAACAGGGAAGTGGAATGTATACAG ATCTGCTGCTTCTCCTTTGAAGCTTGTTAGTCGATTTCCTGATCATCCAGACATTGGCACCTTGCATGATAATTTTGT GTACGCATCAGAAACCTTTCGAGATTACAAGTATTTGGGCACACGATTTGGTCCAGATGGAACTGTTGGAGA GTACAGGTGGACAACTTATGGTGAAGTAGCCAAGGCTCGATCAGCTATTGGCTCTGGATTAGTGGCCCATGGAATACCAATG GGATCATGTATCGGTCTATATTTTATCAACAGACCAGAGTGGATGATTGTTGATCACGCTTGTTCTGCATATTCATACATATCTGTCCCTTTATACGATACCCTTG GCCCGGATGCTGTGAAATTTATTGTGAATCATTCTTCTGCACAAGCCATATTTTGTGTGCCAGAAACATTGCATATT ATACTGAGCTTTTTGTCCGAGATTCCTTCCGTGCGTTTGATAGTG GTAGTTGGAGGCGTTGATGTACTAATGCCATCTCTTCCATCAGCAACAGGTGTTGAGGTTATGTCATTCTCAAAATTAATTACTCTG GGAAGTAACAACCATCACCCATTTCGTCCACCAAAACCAGATGATGTAGCTACAATATGCTACACAAGTGGTACAACTGGGACTCCAAAG GGGGCTGTACTATCCCATGGGAACCTGATAGCAAATGTTGCTGGTGGAAGTATTGGAATTAAATTCTATCCTTCAGATGT TTATATATCTTATCTTCCTTTGGCACATATATATGAAAGGTCTAATCAGGTCATATTGGTGTACTATGGCGGCTCAGTTGGATTTTATCAAGGA GACAACATGAAATTATTGGATGACGTGGCTGCATTAAGACCGACCGTCTTCTGTAGTGTTCCTCGATTATATAATAGAATACATGATGG CATTATAAATGCCGTGAAGTCATCTGGAGGTCTTAGGGAAAGGATTTTTAACGCTGCATATAATGCAAAGAGGCAAGCATTACTTAAtg GCAAAAAGGCATCTCCTATGTGGGAAAGGTTAGTATTCAACAAAATAAAAGACAAGCTTGGTGGACGTGTTCGCTTTATGGTTTCAGGGGCCTCACCCCTATCTGCTGATGTCATGGATTTCCTTAAAGT GTGCTTTGGTTGTCCGGTAATGGAAGGGTATGGAATGACAGAGAGTTCTTGTGTTATCACTTGTATGCAAGAGGATGATATCCTCTCGGGTCACGTGGGCCCTCCTAATCCTGCTTGTG AGGTAAAGCTTGTGGATGTTCCTGAAATGAATTATACATCAGAAGATCAACCATACCCTCGTGGTGAGATCTGTGTGAGGGGACCGATTGTTTTCCAAGGCTACTACAAAGACGAAGTGCAAAC TAGAGAAGTTATCGATGAAGAAGGATGGCTTCATACCGGAGACATAGGGTTGTGGTCCCCTGGAGGCCGCTTAAAGATCATTGATAG GAAAAAGAATATTTTTAAATTGGCACAAGGAGAGTATATAGCCCCAGAGAAAATTGAAAATGTATATGCCAAGTGCAAGTTTGTAGCACAATGCTTTGTTTACG GTGACAGCTTTAACTCCTCCCTAGTAGCCGTTGTCTGTGTGGACCCCGATATGCTCAAGGCATGGGCAGTTAAGGAGGGAataaag TTTGAAAGTTTAGAACAGCTGTGCAACGACCCAAGGGCAAGAACCGCTGTCCTTGCTGACATGGATCAAACTGGAAAGGAAGCTCAG CTGAGAGGCTTCGAGTTTGTAAAAGCCATCACGTTGGTAGCTGAACCATTCACTATGGAGAACGGTTTGCTTACTCCAACGTTTAAG ATTAAGAGGCCACAAGCAAAGGCATACTTTGCAAAAGCGATAGCTGATATGTATAAAGAGGTTTCAGCATCCGAATCTTCAGGGCTAAGAGTTGTATCAAAATAA